A region of Pyxidicoccus trucidator DNA encodes the following proteins:
- a CDS encoding MutS-related protein has product MSATAESPSPHRTYTERRASAQADLAALDRVSARYANLRTVAFLAAVGIAGFILAGRLPKVWWWGAAGAVGLYGVLAVLHHGVFRREARARLYVLLNERGLARLGRGWHEFTERGERFLSGSHLYTPDLDVFGQGSLFQLMNETATRAGEERLAAWLSGPAAAAEVEARQGAARELAPRVDFRQDLCVDSRVVAKEKAEPSLFIRWAESGPSLDAIRWARPVAVVLPLVTLTLYILGETGVLPDSSVWAGLAAQLAVAVITRRTLQAMDQSVEVGERGFVRYAPLFERVEGQRFEHPKLRQLQAGLQRQGEKPVSAHFARFSRLFSFIEFKRHQFHPVVHWLTLWDIHALFALERWRKAHGAQVRQWFEALAELEALSCVAGLAHDRPEFAWPVLEAQGPRVEATALGHPLLDAPVPNDVSLPGTRHGLLITGSNMSGKTTLMRAMGANVVLALAGAPVCAKTFRLSPLQVLTSMRVKDSLERGVSYFYAEVQRIKAVLDAAEAAKGQALFLLDEILLGTNTRERQIASREVLRLLLGTGACGAVTTHDLSLAVLADDPGAHVVNVHFRDHLEDGKMVFDYKLRQGVVDTTNALRVLRLAGVPVDDPEAPAR; this is encoded by the coding sequence GTGTCCGCCACCGCCGAGAGCCCCTCCCCGCACCGCACGTACACCGAGCGCCGCGCCTCCGCGCAGGCGGACCTGGCCGCGCTGGACCGCGTGAGCGCCCGCTACGCCAACCTGCGCACCGTCGCCTTCCTGGCGGCGGTCGGCATCGCGGGCTTCATCCTCGCCGGGAGGCTGCCGAAGGTCTGGTGGTGGGGCGCGGCGGGGGCCGTCGGCCTCTACGGCGTGCTCGCCGTGCTGCATCACGGAGTCTTTCGACGCGAAGCCCGGGCGAGGCTGTACGTGCTGCTCAACGAGCGCGGCCTGGCTCGGCTCGGACGCGGCTGGCACGAGTTCACCGAGCGCGGTGAGCGCTTCCTCTCCGGCAGCCACCTGTACACCCCGGATCTGGACGTGTTCGGCCAGGGCAGCCTCTTCCAGCTCATGAACGAGACAGCCACGCGCGCGGGCGAGGAGCGGCTGGCGGCCTGGCTGTCCGGCCCCGCCGCGGCGGCGGAGGTGGAGGCGCGCCAGGGTGCGGCGCGCGAGCTGGCCCCGCGCGTGGACTTCCGGCAGGACCTCTGCGTGGACTCGCGGGTGGTGGCGAAGGAGAAGGCGGAGCCGAGCCTGTTCATCCGCTGGGCGGAGTCGGGGCCGTCGCTGGACGCCATCCGCTGGGCGCGGCCCGTGGCGGTGGTGCTGCCGCTGGTGACGCTGACGCTCTACATCCTGGGCGAGACGGGCGTGCTGCCGGACTCGTCGGTGTGGGCCGGGCTGGCGGCGCAGCTCGCGGTGGCGGTCATCACCCGCCGCACGTTGCAGGCCATGGACCAGAGCGTGGAGGTGGGAGAGCGCGGCTTCGTGCGCTACGCCCCCCTCTTCGAGCGCGTGGAGGGCCAGCGCTTCGAGCATCCCAAGCTGCGCCAGCTCCAAGCCGGCCTGCAGCGGCAGGGCGAGAAGCCCGTGTCGGCACACTTCGCGCGGTTCAGCCGGCTGTTCTCGTTCATCGAGTTCAAGCGGCACCAGTTCCACCCGGTGGTGCACTGGCTCACGCTGTGGGACATCCACGCGCTGTTTGCCCTGGAGCGCTGGCGCAAGGCGCATGGCGCGCAGGTGCGGCAGTGGTTCGAGGCGCTCGCGGAGCTGGAGGCGCTGTCGTGCGTGGCGGGCCTCGCGCACGACCGGCCGGAGTTCGCCTGGCCGGTGCTGGAGGCGCAGGGTCCGCGCGTGGAGGCCACCGCGCTGGGACACCCCCTGCTGGACGCACCGGTGCCCAATGACGTGTCGCTGCCAGGCACACGGCACGGCCTGCTCATCACCGGCTCCAACATGAGCGGCAAGACGACGCTGATGCGTGCGATGGGGGCCAACGTGGTGCTGGCGCTGGCGGGGGCGCCGGTGTGCGCGAAGACGTTCCGCCTGTCGCCGCTCCAGGTGCTCACGAGCATGCGGGTGAAGGACTCGCTGGAGCGCGGTGTGTCGTACTTCTACGCGGAGGTGCAGCGCATCAAGGCGGTGCTGGATGCGGCGGAGGCAGCGAAGGGACAGGCGTTGTTCCTGCTCGATGAAATCCTGCTCGGCACCAACACGCGGGAGCGGCAGATTGCCTCGCGCGAGGTGCTGCGGTTGCTCCTGGGCACGGGCGCGTGCGGCGCGGTGACGACGCATGACTTGTCCCTGGCCGTGCTCGCGGACGACCCAGGCGCGCACGTGGTCAACGTCCACTTCCGGGACCACCTGGAGGACGGGAAGATGGTGTTCGACTACAAGCTGCGGCAGGGCGTGGTGGACACGACCAATGCCTTGCGCGTGCTGAGGCTGGCCGGCGTGCCGGTGGACGACCCCGAGGCTCCGGCGCGGTGA
- the dgcA gene encoding N-acetyl-D-Glu racemase DgcA translates to MRKLTVKHESWPIAGSFTISRGSKTSAEVVVVTLEQDGAVGRGECVPYARYGETLEGVMAAMEAARPRIEAGLERDGIAQVLEPRAARNALDCALWDLEAKRSGRPIWQLLGMEEPQPLVTAYTLSLDTAEAMRAAAEKAAHRPLLKVKLGRGEEDIERLRAIRAGAPRSQLIVDANEGWKPEALPALFDACAELGVVMVEQPLPAGNDGALQGLRRAVPVCADESAHDRHGLAALLGKYDAINIKLDKTGGLTEALALADAARAEGLQLMVGCMVATSLAMAPAMLVARHATVVDLDGPLLLARDREPGIRFEGSRMYWPPRELWG, encoded by the coding sequence ATGCGCAAGCTCACCGTCAAGCACGAGAGCTGGCCCATCGCCGGGAGCTTCACCATCTCCCGGGGCTCGAAGACGTCGGCCGAGGTGGTGGTCGTCACGCTGGAGCAGGACGGCGCCGTGGGCCGCGGTGAGTGCGTGCCGTATGCCCGCTACGGCGAGACGCTCGAGGGCGTCATGGCCGCGATGGAGGCGGCGCGGCCGCGCATCGAGGCAGGGCTGGAGCGGGACGGCATCGCGCAGGTGCTGGAGCCCAGGGCCGCGCGCAACGCGCTGGACTGCGCGCTGTGGGACTTGGAAGCCAAGCGGAGCGGCCGGCCCATCTGGCAGCTGCTGGGCATGGAAGAGCCGCAACCGCTCGTCACCGCGTACACGCTGAGCCTCGACACGGCGGAGGCGATGCGCGCGGCCGCGGAGAAGGCCGCGCACCGGCCGCTGCTGAAGGTAAAGCTCGGGCGCGGCGAGGAGGACATCGAGCGGCTGCGGGCCATCCGCGCGGGCGCTCCGCGAAGCCAGCTCATCGTGGACGCCAACGAGGGGTGGAAGCCGGAGGCGCTGCCCGCGCTGTTCGACGCCTGCGCCGAGCTGGGCGTGGTGATGGTGGAGCAGCCCCTGCCCGCCGGGAATGACGGGGCGCTCCAGGGCCTGCGCCGGGCCGTCCCGGTGTGCGCCGACGAGTCCGCGCATGACCGCCATGGGCTGGCGGCGCTCCTGGGGAAGTACGACGCCATCAACATCAAGCTGGACAAGACCGGGGGCCTGACGGAGGCGCTGGCCCTGGCCGACGCCGCGCGGGCGGAGGGGCTCCAGCTCATGGTGGGCTGCATGGTGGCGACGTCGCTGGCCATGGCGCCGGCGATGCTCGTGGCCCGGCACGCCACCGTGGTGGACCTGGACGGGCCGCTGCTGCTCGCCCGGGACAGGGAGCCGGGCATCCGGTTCGAGGGGAGCCGGATGTACTGGCCGCCCCGCGAGCTCTGGGGCTGA
- the dgcN gene encoding N-acetyltransferase DgcN, with product MEIEKPYLLFLGDVPDQLAAKTAHGIVDWRPDWCVGQLRLEGCKADCGLPDLDIAQAKAKGAKTLIVGVANAGGVLPEHWIGKLVEALDAGMDIATGLHKRLSAFPAIAAAAARTGRKLHDVRIPDMDFATGKGTKRPGLRLLTVGTDCSVGKKYTVLALEKEMRARGLKADFRATGQTGIFISGRGVAIDAVVSDFVAGAAEWLTPANDADHWDLVEGQGSIFHPSFAGVTLGLLHGAQPDAFVVCHEPTRTKMRGVQHPLPSIQAVIDRTILEGQLTNPGIQCTGLAINTEHLGEQEALELLVSTGREYGLPCVDPIRTGVGPLVDALEHHFPGKS from the coding sequence GTGGAGATCGAGAAGCCGTACCTTCTGTTTCTGGGTGACGTGCCGGACCAGCTCGCCGCGAAGACGGCGCATGGCATCGTCGACTGGCGGCCCGACTGGTGTGTCGGCCAGCTCCGCCTGGAGGGCTGCAAGGCGGACTGCGGCCTCCCGGACCTGGACATCGCCCAGGCGAAGGCGAAGGGCGCGAAGACGCTCATCGTCGGAGTGGCCAACGCGGGCGGCGTGCTGCCGGAGCACTGGATTGGCAAGCTGGTGGAGGCACTCGACGCGGGCATGGACATCGCCACCGGCCTGCACAAGCGGCTGAGCGCGTTCCCCGCCATCGCCGCGGCCGCCGCGCGCACGGGCCGCAAGCTGCACGACGTGCGCATCCCCGACATGGACTTCGCCACCGGCAAGGGCACGAAGCGCCCGGGGCTCCGCCTGCTGACGGTGGGGACGGATTGCTCGGTGGGCAAGAAGTACACGGTGCTCGCGCTGGAGAAGGAGATGCGCGCACGCGGCCTCAAGGCGGACTTCCGCGCCACCGGGCAGACGGGCATCTTCATCTCCGGGCGCGGCGTGGCCATCGACGCGGTGGTGTCGGACTTCGTCGCGGGCGCGGCCGAGTGGCTCACCCCCGCCAACGACGCGGACCACTGGGACCTGGTGGAAGGCCAGGGCTCGATCTTCCATCCGTCCTTCGCGGGCGTCACCCTGGGGCTGCTCCACGGCGCGCAGCCGGACGCCTTCGTCGTCTGCCACGAGCCCACGCGCACGAAGATGCGCGGCGTGCAGCATCCCCTCCCCTCCATCCAGGCCGTCATCGACCGGACGATTCTGGAGGGCCAGCTCACCAACCCGGGCATCCAGTGCACCGGCCTGGCCATCAACACCGAGCACCTGGGCGAGCAGGAGGCCCTGGAGCTGCTGGTGAGCACCGGCCGCGAGTACGGGCTGCCCTGCGTGGACCCCATCCGCACCGGTGTCGGCCCCCTCGTGGACGCGCTGGAGCACCACTTCCCCGGCAAGAGCTGA
- a CDS encoding sialidase family protein, whose amino-acid sequence MASGGAPVRHITRRSDGLLIGGVSAGTRIDVWTSANGGASWQLRGSVANNPAVQFGDVMMRAIPGTRTIFCAFRELSNGQWRITVTRSDNDGDHWVYDSTVIGPVSRFVGAPYLFQRANGDLQVYYDSEPLAAQRGYPGHQWIAMQGRSGTTGAWTAYGVVAVAWDKRAGALNREGMPTVVQLGGDRLMAVVEGVEPFATGGAHANVINAVQSWDGGRTWDESLRRTVYRSRVDSGSGRRYNAYVPSAIRVGNGPVGVAFCTDEDKAGPPDSASAPVPQRNCHVGYVSTTVNFETWSAPSAVWTATSRNYTPGLFERASNDVIVLIDALGDNRVLRR is encoded by the coding sequence ATGGCGAGCGGGGGCGCTCCGGTCCGGCACATCACCCGCCGCTCCGATGGCCTCCTGATTGGCGGCGTGAGCGCGGGGACTCGCATCGACGTCTGGACGAGCGCCAACGGAGGCGCGAGCTGGCAGCTCCGCGGCTCCGTCGCCAACAACCCGGCCGTGCAGTTCGGCGATGTGATGATGCGAGCCATCCCCGGGACGCGCACCATCTTCTGTGCCTTCCGCGAGCTGTCCAATGGGCAGTGGCGCATCACCGTCACCCGCAGCGACAACGACGGCGACCACTGGGTCTACGACAGCACCGTCATCGGCCCCGTCAGCCGCTTCGTGGGCGCGCCGTACCTCTTCCAGCGCGCCAACGGCGACCTGCAGGTCTACTACGACTCCGAGCCGCTCGCCGCGCAGCGGGGCTACCCCGGCCACCAGTGGATTGCCATGCAGGGCCGCAGCGGCACCACCGGCGCCTGGACGGCCTACGGCGTCGTCGCCGTGGCCTGGGACAAGCGGGCCGGTGCGCTGAACCGCGAGGGCATGCCCACCGTCGTACAGCTCGGGGGAGACCGCCTCATGGCTGTCGTCGAGGGCGTCGAGCCCTTTGCCACCGGCGGCGCCCACGCCAACGTCATCAACGCCGTCCAGTCGTGGGACGGTGGAAGGACGTGGGACGAGTCGCTGCGCCGCACCGTCTACCGCTCCCGCGTCGATTCGGGCTCGGGACGGCGCTACAACGCCTACGTGCCCTCCGCCATCCGGGTGGGCAACGGGCCCGTGGGCGTCGCGTTCTGCACCGACGAGGACAAGGCGGGGCCGCCCGACTCCGCGAGCGCCCCAGTCCCCCAGCGCAACTGCCACGTCGGGTACGTCAGCACCACGGTCAACTTCGAGACCTGGTCCGCTCCGAGCGCCGTCTGGACCGCGACCTCGCGCAACTACACGCCGGGCCTCTTCGAGCGCGCCTCCAACGACGTCATCGTGCTGATTGACGCCCTTGGAGACAATCGCGTCCTCCGGCGCTGA
- a CDS encoding vWA domain-containing protein codes for MGTSVIDNRVEIAFSFDTTGSMYPCLAQVRKKLRGTVSRLMKEIPGIRIGVIAHGDYCDAGSTYVTKVLDLTDDENAVVRFVDRVGQTGGGDAPECYELVLREAQSLSWTTGYTRALVLIGDDVPHAPNQNPKKLDWRKEVDALGKMGVPVYGVQALARRHATPFYKELAEKSGGFHLSLDQFAHVTDMLLAVCYKQSSDTQLQAYEAEVVKEGRMSRGLNAIFSTMLKRKTPSIYGEADLRSVPPGRFQVLDVDKAMPIKDFVHENGLGFKTGRGFYEFTKTETIQGHKEVVLMDRKTGDLYSGERARELLGLPEGETVRIRPASLEKYTVFVQSTSANRKLMGNSKFLYEVEDWDGGKAAAA; via the coding sequence ATGGGCACGTCAGTCATTGATAACCGCGTCGAAATCGCCTTCAGCTTCGACACCACGGGCAGCATGTATCCGTGTCTCGCGCAGGTGCGGAAGAAGCTGCGCGGCACCGTGTCCCGGCTGATGAAGGAGATTCCCGGCATCCGCATCGGCGTCATCGCGCACGGGGACTACTGCGACGCAGGCTCCACCTATGTCACCAAGGTGCTGGACCTGACGGACGACGAGAACGCGGTCGTCCGCTTCGTGGACCGCGTGGGGCAGACGGGCGGCGGTGACGCGCCGGAGTGCTACGAGCTGGTGCTGCGCGAGGCCCAATCCCTCTCATGGACGACGGGGTATACGCGCGCGCTGGTGCTGATTGGCGATGACGTGCCGCACGCGCCCAACCAGAACCCGAAGAAGCTGGACTGGCGCAAGGAAGTGGACGCGCTGGGGAAGATGGGCGTGCCGGTGTACGGGGTGCAGGCGCTCGCGCGCCGCCATGCGACGCCCTTCTACAAGGAGCTGGCGGAGAAGTCGGGCGGCTTCCACCTGAGCCTGGACCAGTTCGCCCACGTCACCGACATGCTGCTGGCCGTCTGCTACAAGCAGTCGTCCGACACGCAGCTCCAGGCCTACGAGGCGGAGGTGGTGAAGGAAGGCCGCATGAGCCGCGGGCTGAACGCCATCTTCAGCACGATGCTCAAGCGCAAGACGCCGTCCATCTACGGGGAGGCGGACCTGCGCTCGGTGCCGCCGGGCCGCTTCCAGGTGCTGGACGTGGACAAGGCCATGCCCATCAAGGACTTCGTGCACGAAAACGGCCTGGGCTTCAAGACGGGCCGCGGCTTCTACGAGTTCACCAAGACGGAGACCATCCAGGGCCACAAGGAAGTGGTGCTGATGGACCGCAAGACGGGCGACCTCTACAGCGGCGAGCGCGCCCGGGAGCTGCTCGGCCTGCCCGAGGGTGAGACGGTGCGCATCCGCCCCGCGAGCCTGGAGAAGTACACCGTCTTCGTCCAGAGCACGTCCGCCAACCGCAAGCTGATGGGCAACTCGAAGTTCCTCTACGAGGTGGAGGACTGGGACGGCGGGAAGGCCGCCGCGGCGTAG
- a CDS encoding metallophosphoesterase family protein codes for MRLPRQRVASSTCGHRGLKAEGTVISSQPVRFWVPWLLLCAGCGVFEFHPYELRGMDGDRHARALERLRSEAGDGPLRFAVLGDIQLFLDESGAAVEDLEQRDVDFVVQVGDLTEYGSAQEYAWVARLLDRLRVPSFAVLGNHDVLGTGADIYRRTFGPTFFSFQHAGSRFVLFDSNSREYGFPGNVPDLEALREALAPEPGLFHTFTFSHVPPGHGDFDASLAGPLEQLQAEQGVSVSFHAHIHQFGSEVRQGVRYFVADSLDHRNYLLVTVDGPLVRVEQVFF; via the coding sequence ATGCGACTGCCTCGTCAGCGTGTCGCCTCATCGACTTGTGGGCACCGCGGGTTGAAGGCGGAGGGCACCGTCATTAGCTCGCAGCCCGTGCGCTTCTGGGTGCCATGGCTGCTGCTCTGCGCGGGTTGCGGCGTCTTCGAGTTCCACCCCTACGAGCTTCGCGGGATGGACGGAGACCGGCATGCGCGGGCCCTCGAGCGGTTGCGAAGCGAGGCCGGAGACGGCCCGCTGCGCTTCGCGGTGCTCGGGGACATCCAGCTCTTCCTGGACGAGTCGGGCGCCGCCGTGGAGGACCTGGAGCAGCGGGACGTGGACTTCGTGGTGCAGGTCGGCGACCTCACGGAGTACGGCTCCGCGCAGGAGTACGCGTGGGTGGCCCGGCTCCTCGACAGGCTGCGGGTGCCGTCCTTCGCGGTGCTCGGCAACCATGACGTGCTGGGCACCGGGGCGGACATCTACCGGAGGACCTTCGGGCCGACCTTCTTCTCCTTCCAGCACGCGGGCAGCCGCTTCGTCCTCTTCGACTCCAACTCCCGCGAGTATGGCTTCCCGGGCAACGTCCCGGACCTGGAGGCCCTGCGCGAGGCGCTCGCGCCGGAGCCGGGCCTCTTCCACACCTTCACCTTCTCCCACGTGCCACCCGGGCACGGCGACTTCGACGCCTCCCTGGCCGGGCCACTGGAGCAGCTCCAGGCGGAGCAGGGTGTCTCCGTCTCCTTCCACGCGCACATCCATCAATTCGGCAGCGAGGTGCGGCAGGGCGTCCGGTACTTCGTCGCGGACTCGCTCGACCACCGCAACTACCTGCTGGTCACCGTCGATGGACCCCTGGTGCGCGTCGAGCAGGTCTTCTTTTGA
- a CDS encoding sulfatase-like hydrolase/transferase: MSRLPHAPPATAGLRRRLEAARPFLGPALLWCVLHGLLSLGFFGSSLLSAAERLAPALRPLVLAGGVVQSLFLGLLVFVVALPLVLLGRHYVVGVSVVVAVGVALLGVDSLVLSSLGFHINGLVLAVALQPRALAETGLSSAEVLLVAAGAVTLLGLDVWAGVLFLRRRHGPRRVLRAVLLLTVLCAGERLMSAYLIFSHGGAVQHAATTLPLQAPVRMNTLLTRFTGQTPAAGLRLGVSPEAGVPAATIDPAAVRFTRRPDIVIILAESLRDDFFRQDVMPNLWRRAGDGTRFLLHHSAASSTDYSLFGLFFGLEAQRRDAVVGAGRTPLLFPALRQNGYHQVFFAASSVDWMGLKDTVFRDVQGGLRTDYEGRSHLRDEAMVKDALAVVETAPSDTPLFLFLFFAGTHFDYDYPPRSEVFSPAWDGTGGLATTRVPGEHLKARAWNAAYEVDTKVEALLSRIEAVRGRRPLTLFTGDHGEEFREYGRVGHATDVTAYQLHVPMLIFDERLAPGEVDAVTGHVDVVSTLFDLLGDTHDPALLGDGIPMTRPDPSRYLLTTIGWEPRYALIGQHLKIRFGAGLPGTELTDVRDQPLPDAQARFAAEAPRILRRLRGGAEHPGSAPVSAPDSRSTPAAAGPAAP; this comes from the coding sequence ATGTCTCGATTGCCTCACGCCCCTCCCGCCACGGCAGGGCTCCGCCGCCGGCTGGAAGCGGCCCGGCCGTTCCTGGGCCCCGCCCTGTTGTGGTGCGTGCTGCATGGGCTGCTCTCGCTCGGGTTCTTCGGCAGCTCCCTGCTCTCCGCCGCCGAGCGACTGGCCCCGGCCCTGCGCCCGCTGGTGCTGGCGGGAGGCGTCGTCCAGTCGCTGTTCCTCGGACTCCTCGTCTTCGTGGTGGCGCTGCCGCTGGTGCTGCTCGGCCGCCACTACGTGGTGGGTGTGTCGGTGGTGGTGGCGGTGGGCGTGGCGCTGCTCGGGGTGGACTCACTCGTGCTGTCGTCCCTGGGCTTCCACATCAATGGACTCGTCCTGGCGGTGGCGCTCCAGCCCCGCGCGCTGGCGGAGACGGGCCTCTCTTCCGCGGAGGTCCTGCTCGTCGCGGCGGGGGCGGTGACGCTGCTGGGGCTCGACGTGTGGGCGGGGGTCCTCTTCCTGCGGCGGCGCCACGGCCCGCGCCGGGTGCTTCGCGCCGTGCTGCTGCTGACGGTGCTCTGCGCCGGAGAGCGGCTGATGAGCGCGTACCTCATCTTCTCCCACGGCGGCGCCGTCCAGCACGCCGCCACCACCCTGCCCCTCCAGGCGCCGGTGCGGATGAACACGCTGCTGACGCGCTTCACCGGCCAGACACCCGCCGCCGGGCTGCGCCTGGGCGTGAGTCCCGAGGCCGGAGTCCCCGCGGCGACCATCGACCCGGCCGCCGTGCGCTTCACCCGTCGGCCCGACATCGTCATCATCCTCGCGGAGAGCCTGCGCGATGACTTCTTCCGCCAGGACGTGATGCCGAACCTGTGGCGGCGGGCCGGGGATGGGACGCGCTTCCTGCTCCACCACAGCGCGGCGAGCTCCACCGACTACTCCCTCTTCGGCCTCTTCTTCGGGCTGGAGGCCCAGCGGCGCGACGCGGTGGTGGGCGCCGGGCGTACGCCCCTGCTCTTCCCCGCGCTGCGGCAGAACGGCTATCACCAGGTCTTCTTCGCCGCGTCGTCGGTGGACTGGATGGGCCTGAAGGACACCGTCTTCCGCGACGTGCAGGGCGGCCTCCGCACCGACTACGAAGGCCGCAGCCACCTGCGTGACGAGGCCATGGTGAAGGACGCGCTCGCAGTGGTGGAGACGGCCCCGTCGGACACGCCGCTCTTCCTCTTCCTGTTCTTCGCCGGCACGCACTTCGACTACGACTACCCGCCCCGCTCGGAGGTCTTCTCGCCGGCGTGGGACGGCACGGGCGGCCTTGCCACGACGCGCGTCCCCGGGGAGCACCTCAAGGCCCGCGCATGGAATGCCGCCTACGAGGTGGACACCAAGGTGGAGGCGCTGCTGTCCCGCATCGAGGCCGTCCGGGGCAGGCGGCCGCTCACCCTCTTCACCGGAGACCACGGCGAGGAGTTCCGCGAGTACGGCCGCGTCGGCCACGCCACCGACGTGACGGCGTACCAGCTCCACGTCCCCATGCTCATCTTCGACGAGCGGCTCGCCCCGGGCGAGGTGGACGCCGTCACCGGCCACGTCGACGTGGTGTCGACGCTGTTCGACCTGCTCGGCGACACCCATGACCCGGCGCTGCTGGGCGACGGGATTCCCATGACGCGGCCGGACCCGTCGCGCTACCTGCTCACCACCATCGGCTGGGAGCCCCGCTACGCGCTCATCGGCCAGCACCTCAAGATTCGCTTCGGCGCGGGACTCCCGGGCACGGAGCTCACCGACGTGAGGGACCAGCCGCTGCCCGACGCCCAGGCCCGCTTCGCCGCGGAGGCGCCGCGCATCCTTCGCCGGCTGCGCGGTGGAGCGGAGCACCCCGGCTCCGCGCCGGTGAGCGCACCCGACTCCCGGTCCACGCCCGCGGCGGCAGGCCCCGCCGCGCCGTGA
- a CDS encoding LysR family transcriptional regulator — protein sequence MPPRKLVRHLVWLESFAAAVEAGSIEAAAEHLGVARSVVSEHIRALEVALAEGASLLERGPGRRLQLTARGERLFAGTQTPLHQLDMKRLRDLASAEPVVRLGLNPTLSLSLLGNVAREAAAQGLKLVLSFGGPHDLTRQVQTRQLDLALDFTPLPPHEGVESESLLRMPFVVLAGPDNALVRDAASRRTLHVKELEGQPFVDWLRDDPYGGANSARFTTHGVTVVEVARAESFLLIYELLRAFNACAIAPDLRLMHPFPPDIRAWPLREEEPQAVEVVALWPSGSLSPGARTLLDGVRHIHSPRR from the coding sequence ATGCCCCCGCGCAAGCTCGTACGACACCTCGTCTGGTTGGAGTCCTTCGCCGCCGCCGTGGAGGCCGGCAGCATCGAGGCCGCCGCCGAGCACCTGGGCGTGGCGCGCTCGGTGGTGAGCGAGCACATCCGCGCCCTGGAGGTGGCCCTGGCGGAAGGCGCCTCCCTCCTGGAGCGCGGCCCCGGCCGCCGCCTGCAGCTCACCGCCCGGGGCGAGCGCCTCTTCGCGGGCACGCAGACGCCCCTGCACCAACTGGACATGAAGCGGCTGCGAGACCTGGCCAGCGCCGAGCCGGTGGTGCGCCTGGGCCTCAATCCCACCCTGTCCCTGTCCCTGCTGGGCAACGTCGCGCGGGAGGCCGCCGCCCAGGGCCTCAAGCTGGTGCTGAGCTTCGGCGGGCCGCATGACCTGACCCGGCAGGTCCAGACGCGGCAGCTCGACCTCGCCCTGGACTTCACGCCCCTGCCTCCCCACGAGGGCGTGGAGTCCGAGTCCCTGCTGCGCATGCCCTTCGTGGTGCTGGCCGGGCCCGACAACGCGCTGGTCCGCGATGCCGCCTCCCGTCGGACGCTGCACGTGAAGGAGCTGGAGGGCCAGCCCTTCGTCGACTGGCTGCGGGACGACCCGTACGGGGGCGCCAACAGCGCGCGCTTCACCACCCACGGGGTGACGGTGGTGGAGGTGGCCCGCGCGGAGAGCTTCCTCCTCATCTACGAGTTGCTGCGCGCCTTCAACGCCTGCGCCATCGCCCCGGACCTGCGCCTGATGCACCCCTTTCCACCGGACATCCGCGCCTGGCCCCTGCGAGAGGAGGAGCCCCAGGCCGTGGAAGTCGTCGCCCTCTGGCCCTCCGGCTCGCTCAGTCCGGGCGCTCGCACCCTCCTGGATGGGGTGAGGCATATCCACTCGCCTCGTCGTTAA